The following nucleotide sequence is from Malania oleifera isolate guangnan ecotype guangnan chromosome 4, ASM2987363v1, whole genome shotgun sequence.
AATGCCAATCCAAGTAAGAGCAGCATTTTTTGCTCTGCAGATCAACTTTGTTTCAAATAATTGGGTAGCAGTATGTACTACTTGCTTCCGAAAATTAAACCATTAATTTCACAGACCATTTATAATTTTTAACAGGCACTGGCTCTTGCATTTACACAACATCATCATCAACAACATCACCACCAGCAACACCATCATCATCAACATCACCACCAGCaacaccatcatcatcatcaccatcaccaCCATCATTATCATTGTCACCACCTCTGGTGCCACCATCGTCATCGTTGCCAACAACACCACCGCCATCACTGGGAACTCCAGCATCAGGGTAAAATATTCTGTTCTTGCGACTCTGGAATCTTTTAGGCACTATTATATAAATAATTCCTAGTTAGGGAAAAGTAATTCTCATACAGTACTTTTTTTCCCCACCATATGCAGCTCTGTTTCTCCTCCTACAGTGCTGAACACAAGCAACCCTGCTTCCGGCACAGGTTTTGGGCTTGACAGCCCTCCTCCTGCTAGCAACTTTTCATCCATGGCAGCCGGTAAGAGACCCTTCGTCAGCTGCATCACTCTGGTAGCATCCTTCATCATAGGAAAATTTATTTTGGACCTCTAGAGATATGAGTACTAAAGGGTGCAGAAGCAAGCATACTGGTATTGAGTAACAGAGCAGAGCTGCAGCTGTAGAAGTTGTGTACATAGGCCTATGTTGGCGCCAGAAGAAAACCAGTGGTGAggaccccagttcaattttcaatAACAAGAATGATCCTGCTTTTAAATCTTCGGTAGTTTGTAAATTTTGATTGATGAAGGTACAATTCTACATGAAAGATACTTGCATGTTCTGTTGGCTAGTCATAGCCTCGTAGGGAACATAGAAACAGCTCAAAACAAGCCCTTGACCAGACACAGTTCAATTTTCACAGTACTATTTAGGAGCCTAGTCAGAGTACTTGTTAATTTATTATGAAGTACAAAAATGTAAGTTTTTTTTATATtacttcatatatatatttatcttatgtttggaaatgcttggatttggaattatattagatttgaataaaatgcaaaatacaaaattgtattgaaatttgttcaaatcaaTCAAATCTAAATCCAAGGTCCGAAATTTATGTTCTAGGAATATGATTTTATTACCAAATTGAGCTTAAATCTTGAGCTTAAAGTTGAATAGAGTTTCAAATTTAATATTCCCTAGTAAAATATGAGTGTCCTACCATGTTGATTCTGAATCAACTTGAATATACACTTACCAGAGCTTGAATTTGAAAATTCGTACTCAATTAATTCCTTCTTAGTTCAAATTCACATAATTCTAAATCTATCGAAAGCTTAAAATACATGTTTCCAAATACAAAATGAAAGATAGGTGTGGGCACCCAGCACACTCTTGTTATTTGGACTCACAGAAGCATAGCAAAATGGTTAACAAACACTGGTCAGAATAGTACAAGTGGCTCTTTGAAGTTTGATAAAGTGCCTCCCATACCAAACATTTTGACTTTTATGACCACCTTAGGATCTGTCACTTTATGACCCAAAAGAAAATTACATAATTTACATGCAAAATTAGTAACAGAGCTACACTGTAGCCTACACTAAAGAAATAATGGAAAGGCCAAACAGATGCAAGAAAAGGATTCATGAGATCTTTCCCAAATAATGTAGGAACCATAGAAGGAAGCAGTTGGAAGAGATTTATCATCATGCCTTTTCTGCATCTATAAGAAGCATCAATAACTTAATTGATCTAAACATCTAAGGCACATGTAAAATTGTAGCCAGAACTTCAATATAACAGCTTGGCCACTACTGCAAATGCCATTACTCAGGAAGGGTGTCTGGCTAAAGCTAAATGTAACAAAAAGGTGGGGAAAACCCTCAGAAACAAGTGTTTGTACAACCAAAATGGCCTCTACAGCATTCTAATCTTCCATAGAGTTCCAAGGTAATGGTATCCTATCTTTTTACATTACAATGCAAGATGACACTACTTTCACCTCTTCGAGACCACCACCAAGATCAACATAGACACAGAAACGACAATCTTGAAACCTGAGCTTTCCCAGAAATTCTGTTTTTCAACACCAACAGCTGCAGCCTGCTGCTTGGTTGCCAACTGATCTCTGAGTTCTTTCAGAGCTTTGTCCCGTCGCTCTCCCATCtgcgacaattgaaagaataatGCTAAGACAACATTTAAAAAGTGTGGACAAAAAAGAAGCATTATTTGCATAGCTAGAAGAATTTTCATTGTGGGTTATCCCAAAACTTAAACACATTTTAAATATCCACTAATATTAGGTTGTTAGAATAGTTATGgttttatttcttgaaaatatatttttaatttcatcATGTGTCACTTTAATCACTTTTAGAGAGTGTAAAATCGTATGTGTAGTAATTAGTGGTATGCAGTACGCTTTGCTAATGGGAATTAAGATTACCCTTTGGAGCTTTCGTGTCTGTGCACGAGCTTCCTGGAGACAGAACTCCAACTTCAGAACCCTCTTTTTGAGTTCTTGATCAGCCCTCCGATGCTTTTCTAACTGTTCAACAAACGGATTGAAGCTCATAAATGAATAGCAAAAAAACATATGCTCTGGAATTGTATAGGGATGAAAAAGGATAAATGTAGAAGCAAAAGAAAAAGTGGATACCTGTGATTCCAATTCCTTAGTTTTGTGCTTCCAATGAGCAGACATAATCTTGATTTCATCTCTCAGTTTAGCTATCTCTTCATCCTTAGCAATCAAAAGCTTGTTGATCTTCTCGTAATTCCTCGGAGAAACCTCATCCAATATTTTCCTCAGTTCACAATCCTTGCTTGCTCCAGCTTTGGCAACGGCTTGCATAATGTCCTGCTCAATTCTCAGAACTTCATCTTTCAGTTgcttttgggaagattctctagcTTGAAGATCCTTCTGAAGAAGATCTAATTGCCCCCCTAGCCTACTTACACGATCTTCATGCTCCTTTAATGAACTATTCTTCTCATCCAGTTCCTTTAATAGCTCCAAGCACTGAAACTGGGCTGACTGAGCTGATGCAGCACTTGTATTTGCAATTGCTTGAGTGGCTGAAAGTTGCGATCTAAGATCATCCAACTCCTTGAGGTACTGtgccaccaaaaaaaaaaaatttaaatagggATTATAAAGAATGAACAGAACCTGCAAAAAACTAAGTTATATCAAGCACAGAGATAAGTTATTTGCATTTTGCAATGCAAGAGCAGATGTCAAAAGCAAATGTAACTACAAGGAACCAGAAATTCCTGTTACTAGTACAACCATTCAGCAAGCAAAAACTCATCAATCTCAGCTGTTTAATTGGCGGGCATCCGCTCAAATCATTGAGCATGTTTAATTCAAGCGCCAGGAATTCTGAACAGATTCATACTGTAAAATGCAAAATAGGCCTTCAAGGAGCAACTCGATAGGGCATTCATGTACAGATAGTATTTGTTTTTAATTCTGTAGCAAGATGACAAATCACATGTATTGCAATATGAAGCTGTTATAAATGCCAGGAATTCAggtctagaaaaaaaaattatcaggAAAAGTGATTCAAATTTAGTAGTACCCAAGTAGGATTCTTCTCTCAGAAATTCATAGCTCTTTAACAACAAATAATATTCAAGATGTCTATTATGTTCCACGGTTCAATACTAATATTTCCCAATATTCAGTGGCTAATACTAGTTCAAGGATAATTTCTGTGTTGCTTGATATCATAGGGAATTATTTACATTAAGGAGTGGACATTACATGAGCACATTCATTGATGAGTAAGGAGTTGGATTATTTCAATGTTCAATCATACCTTTACTTGTAAAATCAACTTATGAGAACAACAAAAAGCTTAGAATTTATTTGATATTATCAACACCCCACAGCTTATATTTACAAAAAGACTTTGGTGTTAATATATAAAATTAGGAATCTTTGAGTTTCTTAAGAATATTTTTCTTTTGACTTGTTTAAAGCattagttgaaaaaaaaaaatgccattaGTTTACTACTTTCAACATGACAGCTTAGATAGAGGTGAGACAATTTTGAACTTAAATCAGATGTGCTTGCATTAAGTATTTAAAAACATGTTTGTAGAGAATAAACAATGTATGCACAATAAAAATGTAaagatagattttaaaaataaaaaatagttgcTTTCACATAATTCTCCGAAATAACTAAAATATGCTTCTGGTTTGATGATTAGTTACTAGAGATTCCAAGGGTCAACAGCAGATACATCAGCTTCTCTTCTAGTTGGGTCAAGTAGTAAACAGAACTACTGACATATTTTTCCCATTCGGTATGATATAATGTGGGTTAACAAAGACTATTATTAGTAAGATTTCTGTACTACAGGTATTGGCTACCATAATAGTGATTTACATTCAGCTCATTCATTAAGGCAGAGAGTGGGAACATGATTTTTCTTCCAGCTGATGATCCAATTTAAACCAAAAAAGTCTGAAGAAGTTTGACTTGAAGAAGCAAATTAATATGTTCAAATGATTCAGCAGCTAGTTTAATTAAATTCAAGAGGGGAAATTGGGGTGGGGGGAAGATGAAGCTTGAGCCAATAGGTATCTTATTTGAGATGCCCGCCTCCTCTTCCCTATTTAAGAGGGGAACTATAATCACCCCTAGGGGGTAGCCCAGTTGACAGGGCGGGCTTTGGGATTTCCTTTCACGAGGTAAGTCATTCAGTCCATCCCGGCTTCGATTCCTGCGGCGGGCTCCTGAAATTTACCCTCTCCGTGGGCTGTGGGGTCGGCTGGCACGGGGTGCGGGATTAGTCGCGGACCGTAAAAACGGACGTGGACACCCGGAtcgtatccaaaaaaaaaaaaaaagaggggaaCTATAATCAAGGTACCAATACATGCTTTTTGCTCAACTTAAGTTTGAATGAGCAAATAGATGTCACTATCACACTTTGCTTTTTGAAAAGTAGTGCGCAGATAAGGCATGGGTAGCAAATAATTTCAGGAGACCATATTTATTGGCTAATTCCACTTTACCATAAATAAACCAGTTGAGGTAACAATCTTAAGCGTCCTCATATAAAAACCAAGCTCCAATAAATTGCCTCC
It contains:
- the LOC131154405 gene encoding nuclear envelope-associated protein 2-like isoform X3, translating into MSTLDNSSSPSPVPSTEAGPATAGTGRREMDPLLKDLSEKKQSFRRNVVSLAAELKEVRSRLASQEQSFVRETLTRQEAECRAKKMEEEICRLHESLEERNGQLQASAFTAEKYLKELDDLRSQLSATQAIANTSAASAQSAQFQCLELLKELDEKNSSLKEHEDRVSRLGGQLDLLQKDLQARESSQKQLKDEVLRIEQDIMQAVAKAGASKDCELRKILDEVSPRNYEKINKLLIAKDEEIAKLRDEIKIMSAHWKHKTKELESQLEKHRRADQELKKRVLKLEFCLQEARAQTRKLQRMGERRDKALKELRDQLATKQQAAAVGVEKQNFWESSGFKIVVSVSMLILVVVSKR
- the LOC131154405 gene encoding nuclear envelope-associated protein 2-like isoform X1, which codes for MSTLDNSSSPSPVPSTEAGPATAGTGRREMDPLLKDLSEKKQSFRRNVVSLAAELKEVRSRLASQEQSFVRETLTRQEAECRAKKMEEEICRLHESLEERNGQLQASAFTAEKYLKELDDLRSQLSATQAIANTSAASAQSAQFQCLELLKELDEKNSSLKEHEDRVSRLGGQLDLLQKDLQARESSQKQLKDEVLRIEQDIMQAVAKAGASKDCELRKILDEVSPRNYEKINKLLIAKDEEIAKLRDEIKIMSAHWKHKTKELESQVSTFSFASTFILFHPYTIPEHMFFCYSFMSFNPFVEQLEKHRRADQELKKRVLKLEFCLQEARAQTRKLQRMGERRDKALKELRDQLATKQQAAAVGVEKQNFWESSGFKIVVSVSMLILVVVSKR
- the LOC131154405 gene encoding nuclear envelope-associated protein 2-like isoform X2 yields the protein MSTLDNSSSPSPVPSTEAGPATAGTGRREMDPLLKDLSEKKQSFRRNVVSLAAELKEVRSRLASQEQSFVRETLTRQEAECRAKKMEEEICRLHESLEERNGQLQASAFTAEKVPQITYLKELDDLRSQLSATQAIANTSAASAQSAQFQCLELLKELDEKNSSLKEHEDRVSRLGGQLDLLQKDLQARESSQKQLKDEVLRIEQDIMQAVAKAGASKDCELRKILDEVSPRNYEKINKLLIAKDEEIAKLRDEIKIMSAHWKHKTKELESQLEKHRRADQELKKRVLKLEFCLQEARAQTRKLQRMGERRDKALKELRDQLATKQQAAAVGVEKQNFWESSGFKIVVSVSMLILVVVSKR